The proteins below are encoded in one region of Flavobacterium sp. IMCC34852:
- a CDS encoding inorganic phosphate transporter, with translation MDFTLLLIIIFLALVFDYINGFHDAANSIATIVATKVLTPFQAVLWAALFNFLAYWVFGFGVADTVAKTAHTSSIDLTVILAGVIAAIIWNLITWWKGIPSSSSHTLIGGFAGAAIAHGFRDVTDPEHAGFKIVNWLKDAKEGELLPSGVVIVILFIVFAPLLGMIISYFISLWLMYSSKKNVWPKVLTVVLMLLVLWFLSSVMVSYEDIKKPRFESHFWSVITEPANIKWFLVAVIFYSLAIFNLLFSSFSTAKAERVLKRMQLLSSAAFSLGHGGNDSQKVMGIIAAAVAVYIKSNPNIDMSAGWLDLNVVLPSEKDGVKIDGVMPGWIPLTCYTVIALGTLSGGWKIVKTMGSKITKVTAFEGVVAESAGALTLFSTEHFKIPVSTTHTITGSIIGVGVTKRVSAVRWGVTVKLLWAWILTIPVSAVLAALVYYLLKIFI, from the coding sequence ATGGATTTTACCTTATTATTAATTATCATCTTTCTTGCGTTAGTTTTTGACTACATCAATGGTTTTCATGATGCGGCCAACTCTATTGCAACGATTGTAGCGACTAAGGTTCTTACGCCTTTTCAGGCAGTACTTTGGGCAGCGCTTTTTAACTTCTTAGCCTATTGGGTTTTTGGATTTGGTGTTGCCGATACCGTAGCCAAAACGGCGCATACCAGCAGCATTGATTTAACGGTGATTTTGGCCGGAGTCATAGCGGCTATTATTTGGAACCTTATCACTTGGTGGAAAGGAATTCCATCTTCATCGTCACATACCTTAATTGGTGGATTCGCTGGAGCAGCTATTGCACATGGTTTCAGAGATGTTACCGATCCGGAACACGCTGGATTCAAAATTGTAAACTGGTTAAAAGATGCTAAAGAAGGAGAACTATTGCCTTCTGGAGTTGTTATCGTGATCTTGTTTATTGTTTTTGCTCCTTTGTTGGGAATGATTATTTCCTATTTCATTTCTCTATGGTTAATGTATTCTTCTAAAAAGAATGTTTGGCCAAAAGTTTTGACTGTGGTTTTAATGCTTTTAGTATTGTGGTTTTTATCCTCAGTAATGGTTTCTTATGAAGATATAAAGAAACCGCGTTTTGAAAGTCATTTTTGGAGTGTTATTACTGAGCCGGCTAATATTAAATGGTTTTTAGTAGCTGTGATTTTTTACAGTTTGGCGATATTCAACTTACTATTCAGTAGTTTCTCTACTGCCAAAGCCGAAAGAGTATTAAAGCGAATGCAGTTGTTGTCTTCAGCCGCTTTCAGTTTAGGCCACGGTGGAAACGACTCTCAAAAAGTAATGGGAATCATTGCAGCTGCAGTAGCAGTTTACATTAAATCTAATCCGAATATCGATATGTCTGCCGGTTGGTTAGACCTGAATGTGGTTTTACCTTCTGAAAAAGACGGTGTGAAAATTGACGGTGTAATGCCGGGTTGGATTCCATTAACTTGTTATACTGTTATCGCTTTAGGAACTTTAAGTGGTGGTTGGAAAATTGTAAAAACTATGGGTTCCAAAATTACTAAAGTAACCGCTTTTGAAGGCGTAGTTGCCGAATCAGCGGGTGCGTTAACTTTATTCTCTACAGAACACTTCAAAATTCCTGTATCGACTACACATACCATCACAGGTTCTATCATTGGAGTAGGAGTGACCAAAAGGGTTTCAGCCGTTCGTTGGGGTGTAACTGTAAAACTATTGTGGGCTTGGATTTTAACCATTCCGGTTTCTGCAGTTTTAGCGGCTTTGGTTTATTATTTATTAAAAATATTTATCTAA
- the lpxD gene encoding UDP-3-O-(3-hydroxymyristoyl)glucosamine N-acyltransferase, which yields MRSFSIQEINEVLQGEIVGNAAQKITAPEQLESASETEISFIGNKKYEKLWATSKACVAVVNQDISIEPGDNRAFIKVKNADLAMSQVLEMFAPAPPIFSVDIHPTAIIDDSVSIGNGVRIGAGCYIGPNVVIGENTTIYPNVTILDECTIGKNTIIWSGTVIRERCHVGSHCILHPNCTIGADGFGFRPCPERGLVKIPQIGNVILGNGVEIGANSCVDRGKFSSTVLGDGCKIDNLVQIGHNSKLGKFCIMAGNSGLAGSVTLGNGVIIGGSASIKDHTTIGDGAIIGAGSGVAGDVEAGKTVLGYPAIDARDALKQWAILKRLVRDSK from the coding sequence ATGCGTTCTTTTTCAATTCAAGAAATTAATGAGGTATTACAGGGCGAAATCGTCGGTAATGCTGCTCAAAAAATTACAGCTCCGGAGCAGTTAGAATCCGCTTCGGAGACTGAAATATCCTTTATAGGCAACAAAAAATATGAAAAACTTTGGGCTACTTCCAAAGCTTGTGTTGCTGTGGTAAACCAAGACATCAGCATTGAACCCGGTGACAATCGAGCATTTATCAAAGTAAAAAATGCCGATTTAGCCATGTCACAAGTATTGGAGATGTTTGCTCCTGCTCCACCCATATTTTCTGTAGATATTCATCCAACCGCAATTATTGACGACTCCGTTTCTATTGGAAATGGCGTTCGCATTGGCGCCGGCTGTTATATTGGTCCGAATGTTGTCATAGGCGAAAACACAACGATTTATCCAAATGTTACTATTTTGGACGAATGTACGATTGGGAAAAATACCATCATTTGGTCGGGAACTGTTATCCGTGAGCGCTGTCATGTGGGAAGTCATTGTATTTTACATCCCAATTGCACCATTGGCGCAGACGGATTCGGATTCAGACCTTGTCCGGAAAGAGGTTTGGTAAAAATTCCGCAAATTGGAAACGTAATTTTAGGAAACGGCGTTGAAATTGGGGCTAACTCTTGTGTTGACCGAGGTAAATTCAGCTCCACAGTTTTAGGCGATGGCTGTAAGATTGACAATTTAGTGCAAATAGGTCACAACTCAAAATTGGGCAAATTCTGTATCATGGCCGGAAATTCAGGTTTGGCAGGATCAGTAACTTTAGGCAATGGCGTAATCATTGGCGGAAGCGCTTCGATTAAAGACCATACGACTATTGGTGACGGTGCTATCATTGGCGCAGGTTCAGGTGTAGCCGGAGATGTTGAAGCAGGCAAAACGGTATTGGGTTATCCTGCCATTGACGCTCGCGATGCTTTGAAGCAATGGGCCATTTTGAAAAGATTGGTGAGAGACTCTAAATAA
- a CDS encoding porin — protein sequence MKKVLLIATLLVSISISAQVTIEQTKHDNDIKLSALPYYSFGKGIGITSPDSLFQMNIRFRMQNRVSYIENDGENGAYDGQVRRLRLRFDGYVGNPKFLYAVQLSFAPGDVGEIKDGENINIIRDAVIFYRPNKHWNISFGQTKLPGNRQRVNSSGGLQLTDRTINNARFTIDRDFGFQVHDMNEFKDKFSYNIKTALSSGEGRNQTGKADDGIAVTGKLELMPFGAFTKDGTYFEGDVIREKKPKLLLSGAFHQNNHAQRTQGQLGNDLFERRTMKSVLLDAMFKYNGWAAMMSYMSRTTNENALTFNPDDITESNYVFVGNGFDYQASYITKSNYEFIARYSTQNVGKDIETLTPNTREYSLGLTKYIWEHTFKLQAELNYDTLKYFDGSSKNNWYLRFQVEIGI from the coding sequence ATGAAAAAAGTATTACTCATTGCTACTTTACTGGTATCAATATCAATCTCGGCTCAGGTTACTATTGAGCAGACCAAGCATGACAACGATATCAAACTATCGGCTTTGCCGTATTACAGTTTTGGTAAAGGAATCGGAATAACTTCTCCAGATAGTTTGTTCCAAATGAACATTCGCTTCAGAATGCAAAATCGCGTTTCTTATATAGAAAATGACGGTGAAAACGGAGCCTATGACGGACAAGTGCGTCGTTTGCGTTTGCGTTTTGACGGATATGTAGGTAACCCGAAATTCTTATACGCAGTGCAATTGTCTTTTGCTCCCGGAGATGTTGGAGAGATTAAAGACGGAGAAAATATTAACATCATTCGTGACGCAGTAATATTCTATCGCCCAAATAAACATTGGAATATCAGTTTCGGACAAACCAAATTACCCGGAAACCGACAACGTGTTAATTCATCCGGAGGTTTGCAATTAACCGACAGAACCATTAACAATGCCAGGTTTACTATTGATAGGGATTTTGGTTTTCAAGTCCATGACATGAACGAATTCAAAGACAAATTCTCTTATAATATAAAAACAGCACTTTCAAGTGGTGAAGGAAGAAACCAAACCGGTAAAGCCGATGATGGAATTGCGGTGACAGGAAAATTAGAGTTAATGCCTTTTGGTGCTTTTACCAAAGACGGGACTTATTTTGAAGGTGATGTAATCCGTGAAAAGAAACCAAAATTATTGTTATCCGGTGCTTTTCACCAAAACAATCATGCACAGCGTACGCAAGGACAATTGGGTAATGATTTATTCGAAAGAAGAACCATGAAATCTGTTTTATTAGATGCCATGTTCAAATACAACGGTTGGGCAGCCATGATGAGCTATATGTCGAGAACCACGAACGAAAATGCGTTAACTTTCAATCCCGATGATATTACCGAAAGCAATTATGTGTTTGTTGGTAACGGATTTGACTACCAAGCCAGTTATATCACTAAGTCTAATTATGAATTCATTGCCCGATATTCGACTCAGAATGTGGGTAAAGATATTGAAACCTTGACACCAAATACCCGTGAATATTCGCTTGGTTTGACCAAATACATTTGGGAACACACTTTCAAATTGCAGGCCGAGTTGAATTATGATACTTTGAAATATTTCGACGGCAGTTCTAAAAACAATTGGTACTTGCGCTTTCAAGTCGAAATCGGAATATAA
- a CDS encoding M1 family metallopeptidase yields the protein MKKLLGCSLLLLGFQYLTAQKAFTRKDTLQGGLRPERTCFDVLRYDLNIKIDPKAKTIIGYNDITFKPVENATAIQIDLFENMKVDSIIFNKRKLSYEREFNAVFINFPTPLLKDMPEQSIRFYYSGKPIVARRAPWDGGFVFSQDSNGKDWIGVAVQGTGASLWYPVKDSQSDEPDRGASIKVAVPNGLMNVSNGRFLGSEDLKNGYTRWDWEVKNPINTYDITVNIADYVHLHDNYKGLDLDYYVLRENESKAKAHFEEVKPMMDCFQSKFGEYPFKNDGYKLVETSYLGMEHQSAVAYGNKYFKGYLGMDLSGTGIGLTFDYITIHESGHEWFGNSITTKDIADMWVHEGFTQYTEIVYVECTLGYEKAMQYANGLRMNVQNDRPIIGDYGVNSEGSGDMYPKGALLLNTLRHVVNDDAKWWKMILDYSNTFRHKIIDNETVIAFFNKESGMNLTPIFNQYLFKTTIPKLELKTNQGKLEARWTNVEADFEMPVDIVLESKTIRIYPKSNWSSTDLKVKEINQVNILANKFYILTR from the coding sequence ATGAAAAAACTATTAGGTTGTTCGTTATTACTGTTGGGGTTTCAATACTTAACCGCTCAAAAAGCATTTACCCGAAAAGACACATTACAAGGTGGTTTACGTCCTGAGCGAACTTGTTTTGATGTTTTGCGCTATGATTTGAATATCAAAATTGACCCTAAAGCAAAAACAATCATCGGTTACAATGACATTACTTTTAAACCGGTTGAAAATGCCACGGCCATCCAAATCGATTTATTCGAAAATATGAAAGTCGACAGCATCATCTTTAACAAAAGAAAACTCAGTTATGAGCGAGAGTTTAATGCTGTTTTTATCAATTTTCCAACGCCTTTACTAAAAGACATGCCGGAACAATCGATAAGATTTTATTATTCCGGAAAACCTATTGTTGCCCGTCGTGCGCCTTGGGACGGCGGATTTGTGTTTAGTCAAGATTCCAACGGAAAAGATTGGATTGGCGTGGCCGTTCAAGGTACCGGAGCAAGTTTGTGGTATCCGGTAAAAGATTCTCAAAGTGACGAACCGGACAGAGGCGCAAGCATCAAAGTTGCAGTACCCAATGGTTTGATGAATGTTTCCAACGGTAGATTTTTGGGCTCCGAAGATTTAAAAAACGGTTATACCCGTTGGGATTGGGAAGTAAAAAATCCAATCAATACTTATGATATTACGGTGAATATTGCCGATTATGTTCACTTGCATGATAACTACAAAGGTTTAGACTTAGATTATTATGTTTTGCGAGAAAATGAATCCAAAGCCAAAGCACATTTTGAAGAAGTAAAACCGATGATGGATTGTTTCCAAAGTAAATTCGGGGAATATCCTTTTAAAAATGATGGTTATAAATTGGTTGAAACCTCTTATTTGGGTATGGAACACCAGAGCGCTGTAGCTTATGGCAATAAATATTTTAAAGGTTACCTCGGTATGGATTTATCCGGGACAGGAATAGGATTGACTTTTGATTATATCACCATTCACGAAAGTGGTCATGAATGGTTCGGCAACAGCATCACCACCAAAGATATTGCCGATATGTGGGTACACGAAGGCTTTACCCAATACACCGAAATTGTTTATGTTGAATGTACTTTAGGCTACGAAAAAGCCATGCAATATGCCAACGGATTGCGCATGAATGTTCAAAACGACCGACCAATTATTGGGGATTATGGTGTAAATAGTGAAGGTTCAGGAGATATGTACCCCAAAGGTGCTTTGTTGCTCAATACTTTGCGTCATGTTGTAAATGATGATGCCAAATGGTGGAAAATGATTTTGGATTATTCGAATACCTTCAGACATAAAATTATTGATAACGAAACTGTTATTGCCTTTTTTAATAAAGAAAGTGGTATGAATTTGACTCCGATTTTCAATCAGTATTTATTCAAAACTACTATCCCTAAACTCGAATTAAAAACAAATCAGGGAAAACTAGAAGCGCGCTGGACCAATGTGGAGGCCGACTTTGAAATGCCAGTCGACATTGTTTTAGAGAGCAAAACCATCAGAATTTACCCAAAAAGCAATTGGTCTTCTACAGATTTAAAAGTCAAAGAAATCAATCAAGTCAACATATTAGCCAATAAATTTTACATCTTAACACGCTAA
- a CDS encoding DUF47 domain-containing protein, with protein sequence MSINSIFQFLVPKDKKFFPLFEQASSNLVLLAETLHEAVNAPKTEREDYFRKIEELEATIEEITHKTHLELSRNFITPFDREDIHSLIKAIDNVADYMHGAASRMRLYQVEKITKSIRKLTEINLEACQLINVGIKELKDMKDHKAIKDTCKKINKLESKADSVFDKAVADIFENETDVKNIIKYKEVLSALESASDKCKSVSNVMEQISVKHS encoded by the coding sequence ATGTCAATAAACAGTATTTTCCAGTTTTTAGTTCCAAAAGATAAAAAATTCTTTCCTCTTTTTGAACAAGCCTCTTCAAATTTAGTTTTATTAGCGGAAACCTTGCACGAAGCCGTAAATGCTCCAAAAACAGAACGTGAAGATTATTTCAGAAAAATCGAAGAGTTGGAAGCAACCATCGAAGAGATTACTCATAAAACACACTTGGAATTGAGTAGAAACTTTATCACTCCTTTTGATAGAGAAGACATCCACTCCTTAATTAAAGCGATTGATAATGTGGCAGATTATATGCACGGTGCGGCAAGTAGAATGCGTTTGTACCAAGTGGAAAAAATCACCAAGTCGATTCGTAAATTAACAGAGATTAATTTAGAAGCTTGTCAGTTGATTAATGTGGGTATCAAAGAATTGAAAGACATGAAAGACCACAAAGCGATAAAAGATACTTGTAAAAAAATCAATAAATTAGAAAGCAAAGCCGATTCAGTATTTGATAAAGCGGTAGCGGATATCTTTGAAAATGAGACTGATGTAAAAAACATCATCAAATACAAAGAAGTACTTTCTGCTTTGGAGTCAGCTTCAGACAAATGTAAAAGTGTTTCCAACGTAATGGAACAAATTTCAGTAAAACATTCATAA
- a CDS encoding RluA family pseudouridine synthase, translating to MKSTSNFIAFQQNISGIPLPEKFTFPFYYEPHELSVIAAKELQHYLETQTDFEHNFGLDTEQDGLVIGKMFGVLVVQNSEGELGYLWAFSGKLADRNHHTLFVPTVFDMLEENSFFKQEEVILNDYNKKIEKLENEALYLNSIQLLEETKSQAEKEIQEQKEKIKIGKKRRAEIRKNNPEADVEQLNKESQEEGILLKKMTLYWNHQLKAATQSVESFSIKINQLKEERKQKSAQLQQQLFAKYAFLNRYRELKSLGEIFDGNPPAGAGECAAPKLLHYAFQNELKPIAMAEFWWGQSPKSEVRKHGQFYPACTGKCEPILTHMLKDIPLEDNPFQMNPAEGKMLEVVYEDAYLAVFNKPAEFLSVPGKQITDSVYTRVKNLYPNATGPLIVHRLDMSTSGLILIAKSSEVHKNLQSQFIKRKVKKRYVALLDGLPKENSGTLDLPLRVDLDNRPNQIVCYEHGKPAQTLWEVIERRENQTLIHFYPITGRTHQLRVHAAHHLGLNTPIVGDDLYGTKANRLHLHAESITFSHPISKETLTITVAADF from the coding sequence ATGAAGTCAACTTCTAATTTTATCGCTTTCCAACAAAACATTTCAGGTATTCCTTTACCCGAAAAATTCACCTTTCCGTTTTATTACGAACCTCATGAATTAAGCGTAATCGCTGCAAAAGAACTGCAACATTATCTAGAAACACAAACCGATTTTGAACACAACTTTGGTTTAGATACAGAACAAGATGGCTTAGTTATCGGAAAAATGTTTGGCGTTTTAGTCGTGCAAAATAGTGAAGGTGAATTGGGTTATCTGTGGGCTTTCTCCGGAAAATTGGCGGATAGAAATCATCATACTTTGTTTGTGCCGACTGTATTTGATATGTTGGAAGAAAATAGTTTTTTTAAGCAAGAAGAAGTCATCTTAAATGATTACAATAAAAAAATTGAAAAGCTTGAAAATGAAGCACTTTATCTAAATTCAATTCAACTATTAGAAGAAACTAAGTCGCAAGCCGAAAAAGAAATTCAGGAACAAAAAGAAAAGATAAAAATCGGCAAAAAACGCCGTGCTGAAATCCGTAAAAACAATCCTGAAGCCGATGTAGAACAACTCAACAAAGAGAGTCAAGAAGAAGGTATCCTACTCAAAAAAATGACTTTATATTGGAACCATCAACTAAAAGCAGCAACACAATCGGTTGAGAGCTTCAGCATAAAAATCAACCAACTCAAAGAAGAACGCAAACAAAAATCGGCGCAACTCCAGCAACAATTATTTGCAAAATATGCTTTCCTCAATCGGTACCGAGAATTGAAAAGTTTGGGAGAAATATTTGATGGCAATCCACCGGCCGGCGCCGGAGAATGTGCAGCACCCAAATTACTGCATTACGCTTTCCAAAATGAATTGAAACCAATTGCTATGGCGGAGTTTTGGTGGGGACAATCGCCCAAATCCGAAGTTAGAAAACACGGTCAGTTTTATCCGGCCTGCACGGGAAAATGCGAACCCATTTTGACACACATGCTCAAAGATATTCCATTGGAAGACAATCCGTTTCAAATGAATCCTGCGGAAGGCAAAATGCTTGAGGTTGTTTACGAGGATGCGTATTTAGCCGTGTTCAATAAACCCGCCGAGTTTTTATCCGTTCCCGGAAAACAAATCACAGACTCAGTTTACACTCGTGTCAAAAATCTTTATCCAAATGCTACCGGACCATTAATTGTGCACCGCTTAGATATGTCGACTTCGGGTTTGATTTTGATTGCCAAAAGCAGTGAAGTTCATAAAAACCTGCAATCCCAATTTATTAAGCGAAAAGTAAAAAAACGTTATGTGGCTTTACTTGATGGTTTGCCAAAAGAAAACAGCGGAACTTTAGATTTGCCTTTGCGCGTTGATTTAGACAATCGGCCGAATCAAATAGTTTGTTACGAACACGGTAAACCGGCTCAAACCCTTTGGGAAGTGATTGAGCGAAGAGAGAATCAAACTCTCATCCACTTCTACCCGATTACCGGCAGAACACACCAACTCAGAGTACATGCTGCTCATCATTTGGGACTTAACACTCCAATAGTTGGCGATGATTTATACGGAACAAAAGCCAATCGTTTGCATTTGCATGCAGAAAGTATTACTTTTAGTCATCCCATTTCAAAAGAAACGCTTACAATAACTGTGGCTGCTGATTTCTAA
- a CDS encoding acyl-CoA carboxylase subunit beta, translated as MDINFNKNEDHNKLLLTDLKQRFAKVRVGGGEKRIEKLHAEGKMTARERINYLLDAKANSIEIGAFVGDGMYAEHGGCPSGGVVVKMGYIKGKQCIVVANDATVKAGAWFPITAKKNLRAQEIAMENRLPIIYLVDSAGVYLPMQDEIFPDKEHFGRIFRNNAIMSSMGITQIAAVMGSCVAGGAYLPIMSDEAMIVDKTGSIFLAGSYLVKAAIGENIDNETLGGATTHCEISGVTDYKAKDDKDALDRIKSIVGKIGDYDKAGFNREKPQKPALDEKEIYGILPKSRAEQYDMMEIIKRLVDNSEMDMYKPDYGKSIITCYARIDGWAVGIVANQRTVSKTKKGEIQFGGVIYSDSADKATRFIANCNQKKIPLVFVQDVTGFMVGSKSEHGGIIKDGAKMVNAVSNSVVPKFTVVVGNSYGAGNYAMCGKAYDPRLIFAWPSAELAVMGGTQAAKVLAQIEASSLKAKGETVDEKTEQELFDKIKARYDAQVSPYYAAARLWTDAIVDPLETRTWISMGIEAANHAPIEKKFNLGVIQV; from the coding sequence ATGGACATCAACTTCAATAAAAACGAAGATCACAACAAACTTTTACTCACCGATTTAAAACAACGTTTCGCCAAAGTAAGGGTTGGCGGTGGCGAAAAACGCATCGAAAAATTACATGCCGAAGGTAAAATGACGGCTCGCGAGCGTATCAATTATTTGCTTGACGCTAAAGCCAACAGCATTGAAATCGGTGCTTTTGTAGGCGATGGTATGTATGCGGAACACGGAGGTTGTCCTTCCGGTGGCGTGGTGGTTAAAATGGGTTATATCAAAGGCAAACAATGTATAGTAGTAGCCAATGATGCTACCGTAAAAGCCGGTGCTTGGTTTCCGATAACGGCCAAAAAGAATTTACGCGCACAAGAAATCGCCATGGAAAATCGTTTGCCGATTATTTATTTGGTCGATTCAGCCGGCGTTTATTTGCCGATGCAGGACGAAATTTTCCCCGACAAAGAACATTTCGGACGCATCTTCAGAAACAATGCCATCATGAGTAGTATGGGCATTACCCAAATTGCAGCCGTTATGGGAAGTTGTGTTGCCGGTGGTGCCTATCTTCCGATTATGAGTGATGAAGCCATGATAGTAGATAAAACAGGAAGCATTTTCTTGGCCGGAAGTTATTTGGTAAAAGCCGCCATTGGCGAAAACATCGATAACGAAACGCTTGGCGGCGCTACAACGCACTGCGAAATCTCAGGTGTGACCGATTATAAAGCCAAAGACGATAAAGACGCTTTAGATAGAATTAAAAGTATAGTAGGTAAAATAGGCGATTATGATAAAGCTGGTTTCAACCGCGAAAAACCTCAAAAACCGGCTTTAGACGAAAAAGAAATCTACGGTATTTTACCCAAATCGAGAGCCGAACAATACGACATGATGGAAATCATCAAACGTTTGGTCGACAACTCCGAAATGGACATGTACAAACCCGATTACGGTAAATCCATCATCACTTGTTACGCCAGAATTGACGGTTGGGCTGTGGGTATTGTTGCCAATCAAAGAACAGTTTCTAAAACCAAGAAAGGCGAAATTCAATTTGGCGGCGTAATCTACTCAGACTCTGCCGATAAAGCTACACGTTTTATTGCCAATTGCAACCAAAAGAAAATTCCGTTAGTTTTCGTGCAAGACGTAACCGGATTTATGGTCGGTTCCAAAAGCGAACACGGCGGCATTATTAAAGACGGAGCCAAAATGGTCAATGCGGTTTCCAATTCGGTTGTACCCAAATTTACTGTGGTAGTCGGAAACTCTTACGGTGCCGGAAACTACGCCATGTGTGGCAAGGCTTATGATCCAAGGTTAATCTTCGCTTGGCCAAGTGCGGAATTGGCGGTTATGGGTGGAACGCAAGCCGCAAAAGTATTGGCCCAAATTGAAGCTTCTTCCCTAAAAGCCAAAGGCGAAACCGTTGACGAAAAAACAGAGCAAGAACTATTCGATAAAATCAAAGCGCGCTATGATGCGCAGGTTTCTCCTTATTATGCCGCAGCAAGATTGTGGACGGATGCCATTGTCGATCCGTTGGAAACACGCACTTGGATTTCTATGGGAATTGAAGCCGCAAATCATGCGCCTATTGAGAAGAAATTTAATTTGGGTGTGATACAGGTTTAA
- a CDS encoding dienelactone hydrolase family protein produces MKLKTIIMAIVLSLSFNSFAQLTAVDYKDGEQVLSGFGIKPKSESKDKPGVLVLPAWFGIDAHSQESASKLAELGYYSFVADIYGKDNRPKNSAEAGKNAGYYKKNYAEYQKRIQLALDQLVKMGANPDKIVVMGYCFGGTGAIEAARANLKVQGVVSFHGGLGKDITRAVGKINPKVLVLHGADDPFVPKEEVDAFQSEMRASGADWQMVYYANSVHAFTHKDAGSDNSKGAAYNELADKRSWIALKDFLKEVL; encoded by the coding sequence ATGAAACTAAAAACAATCATCATGGCGATAGTACTGTCATTGTCATTCAACAGTTTTGCCCAACTCACTGCCGTCGACTACAAAGACGGTGAACAAGTGTTAAGCGGCTTTGGCATTAAGCCAAAAAGTGAGTCAAAAGACAAACCCGGCGTATTGGTTTTACCGGCTTGGTTTGGAATTGATGCTCATTCTCAAGAAAGCGCAAGTAAATTAGCTGAACTGGGTTATTATTCCTTCGTTGCCGATATTTACGGAAAAGACAATCGTCCGAAAAACAGTGCCGAAGCCGGAAAAAATGCCGGTTATTACAAAAAAAATTATGCAGAATACCAAAAGCGAATCCAATTGGCTTTAGACCAATTAGTGAAAATGGGTGCCAATCCCGATAAAATCGTAGTTATGGGCTATTGCTTTGGCGGAACCGGAGCAATTGAAGCAGCGAGAGCCAATTTAAAAGTGCAAGGTGTAGTTTCTTTTCACGGAGGTTTAGGAAAGGACATTACCAGAGCGGTTGGAAAAATTAACCCAAAAGTTCTAGTGCTTCACGGTGCCGATGATCCTTTTGTACCCAAAGAAGAAGTGGATGCATTCCAATCAGAAATGAGAGCTTCCGGTGCCGATTGGCAAATGGTTTACTATGCCAATTCCGTGCACGCTTTTACCCATAAAGATGCCGGAAGTGATAACAGCAAAGGTGCAGCCTATAATGAATTGGCCGACAAACGTTCGTGGATTGCTCTTAAAGATTTTCTCAAAGAGGTTTTATAA